GGATGAGATTTTCCGCCTCACGAGACTGGTTCAGGATTTGCATCAGTTGAGTCTTGCTGAGGTGGGTAAGTTGTCGCTTGTAAAAACCACGGTGCAAGCCGGCCAGTTGTTAGCGCGCATCGTCGACAATTTTGAGATTGAGTTTGAGGACAAGGGCATCGCTTTTTCGTTCACAAATAACATTGCGCCAGAAGATACGATTACCGTTGACCCTGACCGCATCACCCAGGTGTTCGTCAACCTGCTCGGCAATGCGCTTCGTTATACGCCTGCTGAGGGGAGAGTCAAGGTGACAGTTGACAGAGATGGAGCGGATTTACGGGTGAGTATCGAAGACACTGGGCCAGGCATCCCCGGCCCTCATTTGACACACATTTTTGACCGCTTCTACCGGGCAGATGAAGACCGCTCGCGCGAAACCGGTGGTACAGGACTGGGCCTTGCCATTGCAAAAGAGTTCGTTGAAGCCCACAACGGGCGCATCGACGTCTCCAGTACCGTCGGTCAAGGCACGAAGTTTACGGTTTGGATCCCGCTCGATAAACCAGCCATCCCTTCTATACAAACGGTGCAAGACGTTAACGCTCATGGAGAGCCTGGCTGATTGGCCAGGCTTTTGTCTGCATTGTTTTGGTGTATTGTTTTGGTGTATTGTATTTGGCCCAATCGAACTGAACTATTTTGTAATCAAATTTTAATAAAAGCCCCCTGTTCGCTCCACGTTATCTCCACACCCCATACATAACCTTTCAACCAAAAAACAGGATTTTACACGTAGCATAGTATCGAACCACAAGAAATCACACATACTCTGCCTGAAAAGTTGACCTGAAAAGATGGCCTGAAAAGATGGAGACTGAATAAGGGGGTCTGCAAATTCTTCATTCTCAGGAACAGCTGGGCAGATGTTGTGAGAAGGGGGAGAATCGCAATCACGAACGTACCGAATCTGTTTCTTGTCGGCAGTGCAAAGGCCGGTACGAGTTCGCTGTATCACTATTTATCACAACATCCAGACGTGTACATGAGTACTATCAAGGAACCTCACTACCTTTGTAGCCACCATTTTCCACCGGAATTCACCGGACCAGGGGATGAGGGATTCAGCAGGAACATCGTCCGCACAAGAGAAGCCTATATGGAACTGTTCCGGGAGACAGGGGGGGCTTCTGTTGTTGGGGATGCATCGGTCTATTACTTGTATTTTCCTGACACGGCGAACCGCATCAAGGCTTTGAATCCTGATGCGAAAGTTATCATCATTTTGCGCAATCCGGTAGATAGAGCCTTTTCCGCCTATTCTCATACCGTACGGGACGGACGTGAATCGCTGCCTTTTGAAGCTGCTTTGCGTGCCGAAGACGAACGTCGAACATCTGGCTATCAGCCGCTCTGGTGGTATCGTGAAATCGGTATGTACAGTAAACAGGTCAGACGTTATCTCGAGACTTTCGACAGTCGGCACGTTCGTGTTTTCCTGTATGAAGACCTGAGCAACATGGAACATGTACTCGCTGAGATTTTCGCGTTCTTGAATATCAGTCAGGATGTCTCTATTGATACGTCCATTCGGCATAATGCCTCGGGTATGCCCCGCTCTCGCTGGCTATACAACTTTTTTGCGCGGCCGAATCCAATTAAAAACGCACTGAAACCGTTTCTGCCGCGACGCTTTCGACAACGGCTCGGCAGCAAAGCAAAGGGCATGACATTACGTCACCTCACTTTGGGAGTACAGACTCGTTATCGGTTGATGAAAGAGTATCAAGATGATATTGCGGCACTAGAGTCACTCATCGACCGCGACTTGTCTCATTGGCTCGTTCAAGATACAGCAGCAGTAGGAGTGAAATTATCGTGACAGCAGACGTGACTTGGCACCAACCGCAAGTAACTAAAATCGCTCGACAGACCCTCAAAGGACATGGAGGTCTCTGCATCTGGTTTACCGGGTTATCTGGCGCTGGCAAATCGACGCTGGCCAACAGAGTTGAAGAAGAACTGTATCGTCGGGGCATTCACACGTATCTCCTTGACGGAGACAACGTTCGGCACGGGTTGAGTGCAGATCTCGGATTCTCCGAGCGTGATCGGAAAGAACACATTCGACGCGTCGCGCACGTTGCAAGTTTGTTTGTGGATGCTGGCACGGTGGTCTTAACAGCGCTCATCTCCCCTTTTGAAGCAGATAGAGAACAGGCTCGCTCCCAGTTCACGGATGGTGAGTTCCTCGAGGTGTTTGTCGATTGTCCGGTAGACATCTGTGCTTCACGGGATCCAAAAGGATTGTATGACAAGGCAGAGCGTGGACTGATTCAAAATTTTACAGGAGTTTCAGCTCCGTATGAGGTCCCTCGTCGGGCGGATGTGACTGTCAATACGGCGCAAAAATCGATTGACGAGTGCGTTGGTCTGGTCCTGGCAACCATTGTTGAGGCGCTGGAGATGAACTTAGACAGGAGCGATAAAATACAAGCATGAAGACCCCAGCGAATCCAGAGACGCAGATGAACGAAGATGGGTACCTCAATTGTAGAGAGATTGTCTTAGATGATGTAGCTGCTTCCGATGTGTTGCAACTTGGAATCGGTGCTTTTGCGCCGCTCGACGGATTTCTCGAGGAAAGGGATTATCTCTCCGTTTGTCACTCAATGCACCTCGTGGACGGGCAACTGTGGCCGATACCCGTGACACTGCCTGTGTCTGAACAAACGGCTGCAGGCCTATGTACGGGAGAGAGAGTTAGGCTGGTCTCGAAAAATGGTCTGTTCATCGCAGGAATGCTTGTGACGGATGTATACCGACCTGACCTCAGACAGGAAGCAGAGACTGTGTACGGCACCACCGACACCAACCATCCCGGCGTACAGCGTTTGTTTGAACGCGGTCCCGTATACCTGGGAGGACCAGTAGAAGTCTACCAGACGGTTGTCAATGCAGAGTTCGAGGCGTATTTTCGGACGCCGCGCGAGTGTCGGGCTGAATTTCAAAAGCGGGGCTGGAAGACGATTGTCGGGTTTCAGACACGCAATCCTATTCACCGCGCTCACGAGTATATCCAAAAGTGTGCGCTCGAAATGGTCGACGCGCTGTTCGTCCACCCGCTCGTCGGGCCTACAAAAGCGGATGACGTACCTGCGTCTGTTCGCATGCGCGCCTATCGAGCAATTCTCGACAATTACTATCCACGAGAGCGCACATATTTTGGCGTGATGATGTCAGCCATGCGCTATGCCGGGCCGAGAGAAGCTGTGTTGCACGCTCTGGTCAGGAAAAATTATGGGTGCACGCACTTTATTGTCGGACGCGATCACGCTGGCGTCGGTAATTTTTACGGCACTTATGACGCGCAAAAGCTCTTGCTGAGCATTCCTGCGGACGAGTTGGGAATCACACCAATGTGTTTCGATCACGCTTTTTACTGCCGCTCTTGCGGCGGCATGGCGACAACCAAGACTTGCCCGCATCCGGACGAAGACCACATCATTTTGTCAGGAACCAAGGTCAGGCAGATGCTGGCGGAAGGCATTGCTCCTCCGCCGGAGTTCTCCCGTCCCGAGGTTGTCCGCGTGTTGATGGAACACTATCAGAATCAGTAATAGGTTTGCAGAATGCGGCGCACCATCCTGTCTGCACTGAGCTGTTTGCGAAGTGTTTGGGACGTGCCCCTTGCTTGACTCCGCAGTTGTTCGCGGTGTGACAAGGCACGCTCCAAGTCGCCTGACAGTCTTGCTATTGTCCATGGACGGATAGATCCATGGTCGCCAAAATTGGTTCCAATCATGTGCGAGAAGTTTCGGCGAGTGATAGGACCATGATAGCCGGCAGAACCGAGTGCGAGTGTCGGAACACCGCAACTGACTGATTCTGCGGCGACTCTTGCGGTCCCAATCATGACATCACACGCGTTGTAAAACATGCTCATGTTGTTGACGTGACCAAGTATTTTCACGCGTCTCCGAGGAGCCACCACTCGCTGTGAAGCGCGTCCTGCGACAACAACATACACGTTCGGTCGATGTTCCGTAAATTGATGCAGGGCAGAAACAACGCGCCTTCCAAGCTGCGCTTTTTCAATGGTGAATCGGCCAGCATAGCCGACAACGGACGCTTTTGCAGGTAATCGCAAATGCGCTCGCGCAAGATTTTTGGATACCGGCCGAAAAACGTCCGTACGGATGCCGTTCGGGATGACGACAACCCTGGCTCTGCCACCCCCGACTCGTTGGGCTCGACGCCCGAGCGACGGAGAGACGGCGATTATCGTGTTTGCGGTTTGTTTGGCCATGGAGAGCGGTAGCTGTCCGACATAGGGGCCATGCACCGTGAAAACCAAACGGGGACGCTGTAGGAGCGGCCGTAGTGCAAGAACGGCCACTCTGACGGTCGGTCCATCGTGTGCATGAATGACGTCGAACCTGTGTCGCCGGAGAAATCGGCGTAAGCGTAGCGCACTGCGCTTCGGAAAGTTGTGCATCGACGCGTCCACCATCACGGGAATCCCGAGAGCCCGCGCTTTGCCTACCCAAGGTCCGCCCGCTGTATACAGTGTTACATGCTGCCCCATCTGGCGCAGTACAGAGCAGAGGGTTAAAACATGGGTCTCGGTGCCGCCGCCCTGCCACAAACGATGAATCATAACTAGTACGCGCATGTTTTCACCCCTGTTCGACGGAATCGCGCCTTTGAATCACACCTTTGAATCATGCCTTCATATCGTGTAGAGCTCGCCTGCATCCGTGATAAAAATCTCTGACCAATGTCTCATCATGCGTGTACCGTAGCGTACGTGCAGTTCCTCGTCCGAGATGGGTTGCGAGAGCGCGAGCTTGATGCCGAGCCAAGGTAAATTCACACCGGCTGCGGTGCAGTGAACAGTTGTACCCTGAAGGCGGGGGTTCACTTCGAGAATACGCACTTCCCCTGCGGCGTTGCGCCGGACTTGCACACCAACGTTGCCATGCAAGCTAAGAGCTGAAACCACACGTTTCACATACAACACGACATCGGTGTGATTGACAATTACGCCTTTTGTTGTGATGCCGTTAACCATTTGTTCACGTAATCGCGGGATGGCAACGAGGGTTTCACCATTTCTGGCAAGGACGTCGACGCTGTATTCGTCACCAGGCAGGTATTCCATCACGACGAGCTCTGGCATGTGCTTCGCCCCGTGAATGACACGCAGTAGTTCGGATTTTGAAACGTACGTGGAATCCGGTTTGTCCTCAAACAACCGACGAGCCTCATCGGATCGTTCATCGATGATGTGGAAACCGCGGCTGCCATCCCCATAGATGGGTTTAAAACATACAGGCTGCCCATCACGGCTCAGGAGCTGAATCGCTTGTTGAAACTCTGTCACATTTTTTGCTGTGACGAAATTTGGAACCTTCACACTGTGTTGCAAAAGAGCGTTTAGCAACAGACCTTTATGGTTGGCAATTCGTAACGTCTCCTGTGTGGACAAAGCGAGATGAGTATGGCTGGATTGAAGCGCCAACTGCATTGCGGCAAGGACTTCAAGTTCCTTTGTCACCAGTGGCACAATGACATCAATAGACTGTTTTTGACAGAGTTGCAAGATGGTTTTCGGAAAGAGGGGTTCCAGAGCACGGGGGACGACGTGAAAGTCATCACACCATACAGCCCCAGTGGCGTTTGGATTGATGTCGACACCTGTAACTCGAATTTTCCAGTCAGGCACCCTGCGCAGTGACCGTATAACCCCTGATGCTGCCGGAGAGCCGACTCCGGTTACCAGTACATTTAGCGACTCACGACAAAGTGCAGGCATCACCCCTCACCACACCCCTCAATTTGACTTAGCTGCTTCCTCTAGCCACCTTAGTACTGTAGTCGCCTTGTCCGGGATTGGTGTTAGGCTTTCCCACATACTTTGGTTCATCTGGCCCCGTGCCCGACGCAATCAAGCCCCGCGTCCGTATATTGGAGGAGGACAAGAAATGGGGTGGACCTTGTGGAACTCATTCGCTACGACGAGCAGCGGGTGTTGGTACTTGCTCCTCATGCAGACGATGAGACCATCGGCTGTGGTGGTTTGATACAGAAGTTTGTTCAAAACGGGAGCCTGGTTCGAGTCGTCATTGCATCATTCGTTCGAGGCGTGAGCCGCCGGTTTAATAAAGACCTTGAGGTGTATAAACCGTACCGGGGTGAAGACCGTTATGTGGAACTCAAAGGGGCGATGGCCGTATTAGGCGTATCGGATTTCACCGTGTTGTACCACGAGGACGACGTAAACGTCCAGTATCACTCACTGCTCGATACAAGACCCCGAATCGAATTGGTCACTGCAATCGAAGACGAGCTTCGCGATTTTCACCCAACGGTGATATTGATTCCTTCCCGGACCAAGCACCAAGACCATTCTTCCATCCATGATGCAGCTGTTACGGCCGCGCGCCCGTACTTCTGGCAAGGTTCAGTGCTTGTCTACGAGACCGATGGTGAAATGGAATTCGAGCCGAATCTGTACGTTTCACTGAGCAAGGAGATGTTTGTCAACAAGTTGAAGGCGTTAGCGCGGTACCGGACACAGATGTCCTTGTACCCTCATCCTGTCAGTGAACGTGCATTAACTGCCAAGGCGGAGTTTCGTGGTCAACACATTTACACGACGTATGCAGAAGCATTCCAGGTTCTCCGTATTTACGCATAGTTCAATATGTACGCCTAGCCAAGTCCAAAACCGTCCTCTGTGCATATAGTGTAAGACTTCAGACTTGATGCAACATGGGGGTATGGGCGTGCTGATAGCCATCACCGGGTGGTCACCTGTTGCGAAATCGAATCGCAGACGCGAGCTCGCTTTCCGGGCTCTTGCGTCGGCGGCCATCAAGTATAACGTTCCCCTTGTCATTACCAGTCCTTCTAAACTGCTAGGTGGAAAGTATTTTTCCGGTTGGACCTGTTCGAAGCAAAATGGAAACATCATTTGGGGCAAATCGATGTGGTCGTTGACGCCGAAAGCGGTTGTCTATGACGCGATGTACTTGCGAGACCTGAAATCCCATCGAAGTTCCTATCGGCGCCTGCTCGTGAGGTTGCGTCAGGATAAGACCCTGATATTCAATCCTGTTCTACCTGCTAAAGACGAACTCTACCGAGTGCTCACAAAGAGTAAAATTGACGGCGGCCGGTTACCTCGGACGGTGACATCCATTTCCCCCGCGGGGGTTCTACGTATGTTAGATGGGAACAACAGACTCTGGCTCAAACCGGTATTCGGGTCTGGGGGCCGCAATATTGCTTTTATCGAGCGGCAACCATCTGGCAAGTATTTGGTTGTCGTGGAGCGACATCGGAATCGTCGGTTACAGGAAGAACTGGGGAGGGCGGGGCTGTTAGAACTTGTTCGCCAGTTGACGCGTCATCGAACGTATATGGCTCAGGAACACGTAGATCTTGCATCGACGCCCGATGGCCGGAAAATTGATTTCCGTATCACAGTCCAGCGGAAGGACACTGGCGCATGGGATGTCACAGCGACAACGGTCAGATTGGGCGCGCCCGGTTCTGTACTCACGAATTTTCACGCGGGTGGCAAGGTTCGTTCTCTAACTCGCGCCGATGAAAGTCGAGAATTTCTTGAGGG
The Alicyclobacillus curvatus genome window above contains:
- a CDS encoding PIG-L family deacetylase; this encodes MDLVELIRYDEQRVLVLAPHADDETIGCGGLIQKFVQNGSLVRVVIASFVRGVSRRFNKDLEVYKPYRGEDRYVELKGAMAVLGVSDFTVLYHEDDVNVQYHSLLDTRPRIELVTAIEDELRDFHPTVILIPSRTKHQDHSSIHDAAVTAARPYFWQGSVLVYETDGEMEFEPNLYVSLSKEMFVNKLKALARYRTQMSLYPHPVSERALTAKAEFRGQHIYTTYAEAFQVLRIYA
- a CDS encoding YheC/YheD family protein → MLIAITGWSPVAKSNRRRELAFRALASAAIKYNVPLVITSPSKLLGGKYFSGWTCSKQNGNIIWGKSMWSLTPKAVVYDAMYLRDLKSHRSSYRRLLVRLRQDKTLIFNPVLPAKDELYRVLTKSKIDGGRLPRTVTSISPAGVLRMLDGNNRLWLKPVFGSGGRNIAFIERQPSGKYLVVVERHRNRRLQEELGRAGLLELVRQLTRHRTYMAQEHVDLASTPDGRKIDFRITVQRKDTGAWDVTATTVRLGAPGSVLTNFHAGGKVRSLTRADESREFLEGLGVTPTDIHQMKQLALRVARRLQSYYPSLGILGLDVGHTQAGEFFVYDFNGRPGRDILTDEEVVRFMDSVAGYARYLSDLRKHKTDAESRR
- a CDS encoding sulfotransferase → MTNVPNLFLVGSAKAGTSSLYHYLSQHPDVYMSTIKEPHYLCSHHFPPEFTGPGDEGFSRNIVRTREAYMELFRETGGASVVGDASVYYLYFPDTANRIKALNPDAKVIIILRNPVDRAFSAYSHTVRDGRESLPFEAALRAEDERRTSGYQPLWWYREIGMYSKQVRRYLETFDSRHVRVFLYEDLSNMEHVLAEIFAFLNISQDVSIDTSIRHNASGMPRSRWLYNFFARPNPIKNALKPFLPRRFRQRLGSKAKGMTLRHLTLGVQTRYRLMKEYQDDIAALESLIDRDLSHWLVQDTAAVGVKLS
- the cysC gene encoding adenylyl-sulfate kinase, which gives rise to MIVTADVTWHQPQVTKIARQTLKGHGGLCIWFTGLSGAGKSTLANRVEEELYRRGIHTYLLDGDNVRHGLSADLGFSERDRKEHIRRVAHVASLFVDAGTVVLTALISPFEADREQARSQFTDGEFLEVFVDCPVDICASRDPKGLYDKAERGLIQNFTGVSAPYEVPRRADVTVNTAQKSIDECVGLVLATIVEALEMNLDRSDKIQA
- a CDS encoding glycosyltransferase, producing the protein MRVLVMIHRLWQGGGTETHVLTLCSVLRQMGQHVTLYTAGGPWVGKARALGIPVMVDASMHNFPKRSALRLRRFLRRHRFDVIHAHDGPTVRVAVLALRPLLQRPRLVFTVHGPYVGQLPLSMAKQTANTIIAVSPSLGRRAQRVGGGRARVVVIPNGIRTDVFRPVSKNLARAHLRLPAKASVVGYAGRFTIEKAQLGRRVVSALHQFTEHRPNVYVVVAGRASQRVVAPRRRVKILGHVNNMSMFYNACDVMIGTARVAAESVSCGVPTLALGSAGYHGPITRRNFSHMIGTNFGDHGSIRPWTIARLSGDLERALSHREQLRSQARGTSQTLRKQLSADRMVRRILQTYY
- a CDS encoding ATP-grasp domain-containing protein — encoded protein: MMPALCRESLNVLVTGVGSPAASGVIRSLRRVPDWKIRVTGVDINPNATGAVWCDDFHVVPRALEPLFPKTILQLCQKQSIDVIVPLVTKELEVLAAMQLALQSSHTHLALSTQETLRIANHKGLLLNALLQHSVKVPNFVTAKNVTEFQQAIQLLSRDGQPVCFKPIYGDGSRGFHIIDERSDEARRLFEDKPDSTYVSKSELLRVIHGAKHMPELVVMEYLPGDEYSVDVLARNGETLVAIPRLREQMVNGITTKGVIVNHTDVVLYVKRVVSALSLHGNVGVQVRRNAAGEVRILEVNPRLQGTTVHCTAAGVNLPWLGIKLALSQPISDEELHVRYGTRMMRHWSEIFITDAGELYTI
- the sat gene encoding sulfate adenylyltransferase, with product MKTPANPETQMNEDGYLNCREIVLDDVAASDVLQLGIGAFAPLDGFLEERDYLSVCHSMHLVDGQLWPIPVTLPVSEQTAAGLCTGERVRLVSKNGLFIAGMLVTDVYRPDLRQEAETVYGTTDTNHPGVQRLFERGPVYLGGPVEVYQTVVNAEFEAYFRTPRECRAEFQKRGWKTIVGFQTRNPIHRAHEYIQKCALEMVDALFVHPLVGPTKADDVPASVRMRAYRAILDNYYPRERTYFGVMMSAMRYAGPREAVLHALVRKNYGCTHFIVGRDHAGVGNFYGTYDAQKLLLSIPADELGITPMCFDHAFYCRSCGGMATTKTCPHPDEDHIILSGTKVRQMLAEGIAPPPEFSRPEVVRVLMEHYQNQ